caaatgaattaAAAACCCCAGTGCCCTAAAAATAGGACATGTTATTTTAACTCGGGACTCTGGGCCGTTACGATAACACATCGGGCCTCGcgagatttaataaaatgtcaGTAAAGTTCTCGCGGCAGAACCATGCTCAATATCTCCAACGATTTAATTGTCTGTGTATTGACACAGTTAACTGtttgtaaacaaatatttaaccTGCGAAGTCCTGCTAAAccaaatcgaattttgaactatCTGCTAGCTAACTGATGTAATATAAGGTCCAAAATTAAAAACTGGTATGATTCTGGGACTTAGGTGGATACGGTTCACTAATGAGCAGAGTGCTTCTTGTGCCactgatatctcaaaatattgatacggacaaagtgccaaaaatatgtacataccATGTATTTGCAATAAGGACGCTTATACATTTTTGGCACTTTGACCGTTTAGATATTTTTAGACGTGACTACAGTGTTCACAGCTCCTGGCTTCATACAGTCTATAAACATTGAGTCCTACAGCTCGTCGTGGTCCTCGGCGGGCACCTCCTCGTCGGCGTCGGCGCCGGTGTCGAGGAAGTCGTCGTCGTCCGGCGCGGCGTCGGCGGGCACGCCGAGCGACTGCGCGAGCATCTGCTCCACCGACTCGGCGAACTCCACCGCCTGCCCTTCTTGGAGCATGAAGCCGGATCTGAGGGGAAAGTTATAGgttaaaaaaactaaagttaCAAGAATGTGTTGAAGAAGAGCCAGAGAAGTGAGAGCGGTGTAAATGGCAATTATCGGTTAAAAATATCTaaagtataattttataaacgtgaAACACTCTTATAAAGTTAAATTCCTAAAAAATCTGACACTCGCCAAGTCCTCCCGCAGTCTTGACAAGGAATCAATAATCCTGACACGTCAGGAGAAATTCTGACTTATGGCATAAGTAATCGGGTAAACCTGAGTGCAGCAGTGCGGTAGAGCGACATGGCGGCCAGCTTGGTGGCGGGGTCGTCGGGAGCATCGTTCACTCTCCGCAGCAGCTCCTGCACCAGCGGGTGCCGCGGGTTGATCTCCATCATCTTCTTCTGGGACAGGTGGTGCTTACGCTGCGCATCGTCAGCCTGGGACCGACAAATAGATGATAGTCTGGGTAATGTTTAGCTTCACATAAAGGAGTTGACATAATGATCGTTGATGTCTTTGAAGGGGTTAATATACTAATATTCCAGCATAACTATAAAATGCATAAGTCgaaatgttaatattattatcatAACATTGTAATTTGTAAGTTATGGAAAGATTGAAAGATAGAGATGGAAAGATAGCAATATGTAGTAGGCGTGGGTTAGATTGCTTATTTGACAGCTGTCAAATAGTATGAAGATTTTGTCCCACGAAATTTCATATTTTCACTACGTCGTGCGTGGGCGACGCTTGTATTTTGCCACCGCCAACTTCGCGCATAGTCTATACAAGGAGTGCAATGGCCAGGCTCACCTTCTGATGCGCGTTGGAGAGCGCGAGGCGCTCCATGTTGCCGGTCCAGCCGAACACCGTGGCCACCAGCGCCGCCGGCGACCTGGCCAGCCGCTTGGACACGGCGGCGCGCGTGATGAACTGGCTCAGCTGCTGGTCGAGCCACTTGGTCAGCGGCTGGAACTGCTCCTTGTATGACTCCCAGCGCTCCTTCTGTTGCTCGCCtgacaaattattaataattatcattttatcacgTTTTTCTTAACACATTCGATTCTGGCAGGGTCGATGCGGTGTGAGGATTAAGTGAAATGACCGCTCGACAATGTTGGATATATTCTGGCTAAAGTTACATAGtgttatggcgttattcataaacgcctACTAGCCTCCATTAGCAATTAATCTTTTGTATTTATCTGTCAGTTTTGACttgtgtatttgtaagaaagggataaaacaaatcatataattgaggcttgtaaagtAAGGGGGTTGATCTGGCGTACCGCACATACGGCTAAAGGGTGGCTGAGCGGGCAAAATGGCTTGACTCGGGGGGAGTTTTCTAGCCTAAGAAGACCCCCTGACACCAACGCACCCAACTATGAaacaaatattcaatattaaagcTACTCACTCTCGTTAACGTCGAAGATCTCCTTGGCGACGTTCTGGAACTTGAATCCGTCGTATTCGGGTAAAGCGCCGAGGCAGTACTCGTCCACGGCCTCCGTGAGGTACAACACCTCGTAGCCGGAGCGGACCAGGCGCTCGGCGAACGGAGACTTCTCCACCTGGATTCAAATGTTGCTATTTGATTATACTCCTTTGAAGATTATGTAGGAGATCTGGGGAAGAAAGCTGTGACTATCACagagaaataataaaaaatctgttgAGAACTGCCATCAATTGGTAACAACTATAATCAATTTTGATGTATGTAAGAATTGAAATTAGATTTTTGGAGACCAACATACCACTCCATTCGTTTTGCACAAAGTGGGGAATGAAGATAACAATCTAATCATTTAGGACAAGGATTAATAACAACGGGCCTAGGTGGGTCCTTGGGACACTCCAAGTTATAGGAAAAGCTCAGAGGTGAACTAATTTATGGTCAGCAGCTGCCTTATATTTTGGTAGTAAGAAACTGAGTGTCTTTTCAGAGGTTTttttatggcttttatagagaAATAAGCTCCTATGAAAAGACACTATCAATGGTCAACCGTATCAAACGCCTTTGAAAAATCCATGAGTGCATAATCAAGTATCAGCTGTAATGTACCTCAGCGCGGCTGGCGCCGGCGATGTAGTAGATGTGGTTCTGGCCCTTCTTCATGCGGGACACGTAGTCGGCCAGGAACGTCATGGACTCGGAGGCCGACGAGTGGAAGCGCAGGAGCTTGGCGAGGCGAGCGCGGTTGCTAGGGTCCTCCATTACCCCCAGTTTGATGCTGCAATGAAAAAGATTGTTACATGACTCGATTTGAACCTTTGGTCGAATGATGCGTAAAGTAATTTCTGAGCGGAAGCCGAAAATGCCCGAAAGAAGTATCGCCCCGCTGGTTCAATTTACATATCGTAAAACACCTACTTGGTGGAGTACTCCTTCCAGAAGCCCTCGTATTCATCATCAGAGATCTTCTTGAGCATGTCGAGGGCCTTGCGGACGAGCTTCTTTTTGATGACCTTGATCAGTTTGTGTTGCTGCAGGGTTTCTCGGGACACGTTGAGCGGCAGGTCGTCGGAGTCCACAAGACcctgtgataaggacaaacagTAAAAACAACTGTAAACTTTGTAAAatacactcggcgtcacggaaatcgcacacccaTCGATTTTTGTTTTAAGCGAATATAGCTCTTACCATATGTATTATACCCTCACAATATATACATCATTTAAAAGCACAATTAATAAGCATTAAAACATGAGTAAAGCATTTttgggaaaaataataataatcacgaAATTACGGCGTTCTGAAAGAACACCTACAATACGCGTTGTAAGGGTCGCTAGTTGCGTTACCTTGGATAGGTTtaaaagggggggtaaaagtggaaTATGGGTCATTCGGTATCCAGAGTTCACAGAGGTCACACCGGAACAGCTGGAGAAAGAAAACACCCCAAGAAAATGGATACCACGGAAGCAGAAGCAGCTCAAGCAGTAGCCCTGGTGGAATCAGGAATGACGCAGTCTGCGGTTGCTCGGCAACTCAACATAAGCCGTTTCCGAGTTCTCCGAGCAGTTCATCGATTCCAGAGGACTAGAAGCTTCACCAGGAAGCCTGGATCCGGAGGACAACGCTGCACTTCCGAAAGAGACGACCGCTTTATTGTGTCGACGTCTTTGCGGAACCGTTTCTCCAACGCTGTCCAGCTGCAGCAACAGCTGCAAGCAGTTCGGAGAACGGTGGTGAGTGTCTCTACAGTAAGAAGAAGGTTGCGGGAGAAGAAGATCATGCCCCATAGAGCGGCTACGGGTCCCAAATTGACGGCAGAGCATCGGCGAGTCAGACGTGAGTTTGCTCGCGAACACAAGGATTGGACGGTCGACCAATGGAAGGCTGTCCTCTTCTCCGATGAGACCAGGGTGTGCCTGTTCTGCAACGATAGGCGCAGAAAAGTGTACAGGAGGCAAGGGGAACGTTATTCACAGGCCTGTCTTGAAGAAACCGTCGGATACGGAGGAGGATCCTGCATGTTCTGGGGTGGCATTTCCCTCGCCGGCAAAACCGAGCTTGTTTGTGTTTCCCGCACTGGTGGTGGTCGAGGCCAGGGATCCATGACTGCTCATCGGTACATCACAGAGATCCTGGAGGACCATGTGGTTCCATACGCCGAATTTGTCGGTCCTGGATTCACATTCATGCAGGATAACGCCCGCTCCCACACAGCGTTGATTGTTCGGGACTACCTTGATCAGGTTGGGATCACCGTCATGCAGTGGCCAGCAAGGAGTCCGGACCTGAATCCCATAGAGCACCTTTGGGATCAGCTAAAACGGAAGGTGCGGTCACGTAATCCTGCACCTGCGACCCTGGAACAGCTTCGAGATGCCGTCATTGAAGAGTGGGATGCTATTCCTCAAGAATACGTCGTGTCTCTCGTGAGGTCCATGAAGGCTCGCATGGAGGCAGTCATTAAGGGCAGAGGAGGCAACACtaggttttaagtttagttttaggcatttgtattccgatatttgttgattttattgtgttttaatttgttgatttttttgcatgaatatacgatttttatttcttattaaagaaggtgccttttttttactctttagtaactattgcattgtttttaaatgaagggttaaattctctttaaaatgatcccacacactcatactttaccttcaaaaacataaggtttataacggcttgaaacaaaaatccgtgggtgtgcgatttccgtgacgccgagtgtataaattgtacagtcagcatcactAGTGTAAGTATTTGCCtcgaatacttttccaaatagaggTAAATCTCTACAGTTCTCGTTCATAATTATTTTCTCAAGgataattattttacatataGAGACATGACTTTTTTAAGCTATTAAAGAGCTTTAGAGCTTaggattaaaacaaaaatattgctTTTTGGTCAAACCCAGTAAGTCCGATACGCAAGTAAATACgttacttgcgtattttatgCATTCAGTTAATGTACCACGTTGTAGTACAGTTGTAATGAATTTAGCCGAGCCGACTAGCCATAATCATTGGATGATTAAAATAACTGAAGCGGAGAAATATGCAATTTACGATATAATGAAATTTCAGTGAATGGTATTACGTTTACTTCTGTaagtttggtgcaactggctCAGAATCTTGAAAGCGGTCATGTATCAGTAAAACTTTGCGAGTTTTGAAACTTGTCgggttaataaaatttaaaaattctttattaacGTATTTTTTAACGTATATATGAGACATACCTGGATGAAAGCGAGGTAGTTGGGCATGAGGTCGTTGAACTCATCGGTGATGAACACGCGACGCACGAATAGTTTGATGTGGTCAGTCTTGGAGCCGTAGCGGTTGAAGGAGTCCGCTGGTTGCGCGCGGGGCACGAACAGCAGCGCGCGGAAGGACACCTCGCCTTCGGCCACGAAGTGAGCCCTACAACGAACAAACAATGTTATGACTGATGGTTCAAGGAAGCAGGGTCTGTGACAAATATAAAGTGAGACAAAGACTGGCAGGGTCGTCATGTGAGGAAGTTGCTTTGATGATGTTTGTCACGACTCAACCTGACTTACTTGGCAAGCGGTGGGCTGGTATCTTTAGTAAGCGACTTGTAGAAGGGGACACCTCGGCGGGCTTGCGGGTCCAGATAGGCTTGTTGTAGCATCCTCAACCTGACTTACTTGGCAAGCAGTGGGCTGGTATCTTTAGTAAGCGACTTGTAGAAGGGGACACCTCGGCGGGATTGCGGGTCCAGATAGGCTTGTTGTAGCATCCTCAACCTGACTTACTTGGCAAGCAGTGGGCTGGTATCTTTAGTAAGCGACTTGTAGAAGGTGACATATTCCTCGTTGGACACCTCGGCAGGCTTGCTGGTCCAAATGAGCTTGTTGTAGCATCCTCAACCTGACTTACTTGGCAAGCGGTGGGCTGGTGTCCTTGGTGAGCGACTTGTAGAAGGTGACATATTCCTCGTCGGACACCTCGGCGGGCTTGCGGGTCCAGATGGGCTTGTTGTCGTTCATGAGCTCCCAGTCCCAGACGGTGCGCTCGGTCTTCTTCTTTTCCTTCTTCTCTTCTGTGACATCCTCGACCTGACATAATGGTGACATTTATTATAGGTACTCATATTCATTTACTTTACGTATGCAAATTTTAATGACTGCGATAAATTAGGTGTAACGTTCTTCAGTTTCTACAAGATCTATTTTCCTTAATATCCCATAAGCTGATGGAAAAGTTGAACTACGAGTACTACACTAGTGTACCTGAGCATCCTCATCATCTCCAGCAGGAGTGGGTTCATCGGCCTCCTCTTCCTCAACGGTCTCGGTGTGCGAGGCCCACAGGTGGATGGGGAAGTTGATGAACTGCGAGTACTTCTTCACGAGCGCGCGGATGGTGTCGGGCTGTAGGTAGTCGGCGGCTTCTTCTTTCAGGTGCAGCCTGATAAAGATATTCAAACATTAGATGCTACTATTTATCAGATTCTCGGCACTAGGGCGATTTCCAACTCCAATTTAACAAAGGCTTTTTAAGGTTgcttaattttataaataagggggtAATGGCGCTCTGAACCTTTTTTTATGGCGCCTCCTGTTTACAGTTTCTAATACAAATATAGTAGATGCCAAGTGGCTCAGCTTGAAAACTAAAGACTATACGCTCTCCCATACGTGTTACGCTTGGAGACGACGGTTACGCGTTCCGCGAGGAAGGCCGAGTATAAACGTCTCTAACTACAGTACATACGTGATGTGAGTGCCGCGTTTGAGGGTGTCTCCTCTTGGATCAGGGGCTACGCTGAAGGAGTTGGCGTCGCTCTCCCAGACGTGTTGTACGTCGTCGTTGTGCTTGGAGACGACGGTTACGCGTTCCGCGAGGAAGGCCGAGTATAAACGTCTCTAACTACAGTACATACGTGATGTGAGTGCCGCGTTTGAGGGTGTCCCC
This genomic window from Cydia splendana chromosome 9, ilCydSple1.2, whole genome shotgun sequence contains:
- the LOC134793785 gene encoding endoplasmin homolog, with product MKYFLLLGLGLLLLSGWTVAQEGVGTVEEMTVDADLGISREGSRTDAEAVAREAEAINPDGLSPAQMAELRAKASNHTFQTEVNRMMKLIINSLYRNKEIFLRELISNASDALDKIRLLSLTDRKVLDATEDLGIRIKADPERRLLHIIDTGLGMTKNDLVNNLGTIAKSGTADFLSKMQDVEKSGAQEMNDMIGQFGVGFYSAFLVADRVTVVSKHNDDVQHVWESDANSFSVAPDPRGDTLKRGTHITLHLKEEAADYLQPDTIRALVKKYSQFINFPIHLWASHTETVEEEEADEPTPAGDDEDAQVEDVTEEKKEKKKTERTVWDWELMNDNKPIWTRKPAEVSDEEYVTFYKSLTKDTSPPLAKAHFVAEGEVSFRALLFVPRAQPADSFNRYGSKTDHIKLFVRRVFITDEFNDLMPNYLAFIQGLVDSDDLPLNVSRETLQQHKLIKVIKKKLVRKALDMLKKISDDEYEGFWKEYSTNIKLGVMEDPSNRARLAKLLRFHSSASESMTFLADYVSRMKKGQNHIYYIAGASRAEVEKSPFAERLVRSGYEVLYLTEAVDEYCLGALPEYDGFKFQNVAKEIFDVNESEQQKERWESYKEQFQPLTKWLDQQLSQFITRAAVSKRLARSPAALVATVFGWTGNMERLALSNAHQKADDAQRKHHLSQKKMMEINPRHPLVQELLRRVNDAPDDPATKLAAMSLYRTAALRSGFMLQEGQAVEFAESVEQMLAQSLGVPADAAPDDDDFLDTGADADEEVPAEDHDEL